One Clupea harengus chromosome 3, Ch_v2.0.2, whole genome shotgun sequence DNA window includes the following coding sequences:
- the LOC116219748 gene encoding uncharacterized protein LOC116219748, whose product MALKSSGTTCAVRGCTYNRTKLNHWLKSECFDHKPKKKIECSCPKWYSFHQLPNDDDEAKRNWLKNLNLKHPPKYCYVCSFHFVDKTPTEENPYPTLYLGYEKPPEKKRRRVVRMIVDSQVATDQADVMVFEQPQTFKDAQTQWMDPAVEDHTYSKGSIIIYNMPITPAPEISLSIAEVTLKGDKDCLLYTGIPLLVFNTLVSCVQGFAPQSSTMPVQDQVLLTIMKLRQNFVLADLARRFKRSASQVSKTIKHWIDVLAEHTKDLIPWLPRDTIISTMPQVFLQHFPDVTCIIDCTESVLQKAKNLDSRSESYSHYYAKPYFVAAFPGEGGVQVLIKELLGVCGVSFGDSFHCAWQ is encoded by the exons ATGGCTTTAAAAAGTTCGGGAACAACGTGTGCCGTTCGCGGGTGTACTTACAACCGGACAAAACTAAACCATTGGTTGAAATCGGAGTGTTTTGACCACAagccaaaaaagaaaatagagtgTTCGTGCCCGAAATGGTACAGCTTCCATCAACTGCCGAATGACGACGACGAGGCTAAAAGAAATTGGCTGAAAAACCTAAACTTAAAACATCCTCCGAAATATTGTTACGTCtgttcttttcattttgtggacaaaacGCCAACTGAGGAAAACCCTTACCCAACGCTTTATCTGGGTTATGAGAAGCCACCTGAGAAGAAACGCCGAAGAGTCGTCAGGATGATCGTTGACAGTCAAGTCGCAACAG ACCAAGCTGATGTGATGGTGTTCGAGCAACCTCAGACCTTCAAGGATGCCCAAACCCAGTGGATGGATCCAGCTGTGGAGGACCATACCTACTCTAAAGGATCCATCATTATATATAACATGCCCATCACACCTGCCCCTGAGATCTCACTGTCCATTGCAGAGGTTACACTGAAAGGTGATAAAGACTGTCTGCTTTACACAGGGATTCCTCTACTAGTGTTCAACACTCTTGTCTCCTGTGTACAAGGTTTTGCGCCCCAGTCATCAACAATGCCAGTTCAAGACCAAGTTTTGTTGACAATCATGAAGCTCAGACAGAACTTTGTTCTGGCTGACTTAGCGAGGCGCTTTAAAAGATCAGCCAGTCAGGTCAGTAAAACAATTAAGCATTGGATAGATGTCCTTGCTGAGCACACCAAGGACCTCATTCCATGGCTGCCCCGTGACACAATCATATCAACCATGCCACAGGTTTTTCTGCAACATTTCCCTGATGTAACGTGTATCATTGACTGCACAGAGAGTGTTCTGCAAAAAGCCAAAAACTTAGACTCGCGCTCAGAGTCTTACAGCCATTACTATGCAA AGCCATATTTTGTGGCTGCGTTCCCAGGTGAAGGTGGGGTACAGGTGCTCATTAAGGAATTGTTGGGGGTCTGTGGAGTGTCGTTTGGGGACTCGTTTCACTGTGCTTGGCAGTAA